The nucleotide window atttttcccattttgtccgtAAATGAAATTTCTGAGGGTTGGCATCCCTGGCGGCTGGGTTACAAAACTCGGTGATTATGCAACGAAATGGCAGATGaattgtaatgttgataaatgcaaagtaacgcacGTTGGAAAAAGCCATCCCAGCTCTacctacaatatgatggggactaatttagctacaacaactcgagagagagagctcttagagtcactgtggagagttctctgaaaacacccctccgtgtgcagcggcagtgaaaaaagcaaagagcatgttgggaatcattaaaaagggttggagaataagacagagaatatcttattgcctctgtataagttcatggtacgcccacagcttgaatactgcgtccagatgtggtcgccttatctcaaaaaagatctcttggcattggaaaaagttcagaaaagggcaacaaaaataatgaggggttcccatgtgaagagagattaaaaaggactgggacttttcatcttagaaaagaggcgactgaaGGGggaatatgctagaggtctataaaatcatgcctggtgtggagacagtgaataaagaagagttagtTACTTCTTCTCattacacaagaactagggggcaccaaatgaaatgaacaggcagcaggtttaaaacaaacccaaggaagtttttcttcacccagtgcacagttaacctgtggaactcctcgccagaggatgtggtgaagaccaggactttaacagggttccaaaaagagctagataaattcccaCGGAGATTaggtcaggatgggcagggagggtgtccctgacctctgtttgtcaggggctgggaatgggtgacagggagggatcatgtgacgattccctgttgtgttccctccctaaAGGGCTCCTGGCAGatcctgtgggcagacaggatcgtgggctggatggacctttggtctgacccagtctggccgttcttatgttcttatgatcctGCCCCCAAGCCTGGTGCCCACCGTTCCACGAGGTTGATAAACTGGAGCGGGGTCAGATCTCTGTACCCCAGGGGTACCCCAggtgagaaccactgatctagtgtATCCCCCGCCAACTCACAGGGAGTGGGAGAGAGCAAGCTTGAAACAGGGATGCTCTTTTCAGACGCTTTCAAAACTCAGTAGCACTCGAGAAGGTCCAAAGCTGAACTCCAGCTTAACAACGTTTCTTGCCTGGGGATTTCCTGAGTTCTGTTTTGTTGAAGAGCAGCCACCTTAGGTTACAGGGTGGGGTGagccactggtctgacccagctcccaacagtggctggtgccagatgctCCAGGGCAAATTCTCAGAGCAGAACAATCATCGAGTGATCTGTCCCATTGTCGGGCACTCGGGGGCGCAGGGATCCGTGGAGCGTGCAGTTGCACGTCTGAGCAGCTTGGCTCCTACCCAGTGCCGGACCTGTCCGCCgggaatttacctagttcttttttaacccagttacaGTTTTGTCCTTCAACACCTCCCATAGCAAAGGCAGGAGCCCGTAAGAAGCTGGGGGCGTTTCCCTGTGATTACAGCTGACGAGAGAAAGAGATAAATTAGCTACTCAGCAATAAGAATCTAGCAGAGACCTTGATATGTTTGGCCATCCCACTTGTTTTGTTGAGAGCAAGTGACATCCTGAGCCCACACAAACTGTAATGAGCAGACTCAGGGTTTACACAGCCTCCCTCCTGCGTGCCTTTCAGCCAAGCACATATCCGCCTTGTCACTTGTCAGGCAAAATAATCCCACTTCCCAGCAGGCTGACTGCACTGAGGTTGCTAGGTTGCTTTTCAAGTTGGGGTGAATGGGGAAATTCCTTGGAACAGGGCATCggagaacagggcagcaaaaatgaggagaagtttggaatggctgccctGTGAGGAAAGATGAATAGAAGAGGGacgtttcagcttggaaaagaggagactgaggtcccttccagtcctatgattctatgaggggggataggagagaggtctataaactcaGCACTGATGTGGCGAAAGCGAGTGAGGAAAAGTGATGGACTCATTCCCATAACGCACGATCTAGGGGGCGCCAAAAGAAATAaacaggcagcaggttcaaaacaaacggAAGGAAGTTTTACTTCACGCGGTGCattgttaacctgtggaactccttgccagaggattcgaagtccaagactgtaacagggttgaaaaaagagccagataagtttatggagggcaggtccatcaatgactgttagccaAGACAGGTAGggatggtgcccctggcctctgtttgttagaggctgggaatgggtgacaggagacggatcatgtgatgattacctgttctgttccctccctctggagcacctggcactggccactgtggcagacaggacactaggctggatggacctttgctctgacccagtctggctgttttgTAGGCTTGAGAGAGGGTGATTCTGTCAGTGAAATGGACACATCCAGCGCTGCACGTCCTTGCTCGCAGCAGGAAGCCGATAGACGTGTGTGTGGGTGAGAACCACTCCCGGCAGGAGCGTGGCCCCGTGTGCCTCGCTGTGTCTGCGTCCAGCCTGCGGGGAACGGAACGAGGTCGCTACACCGGCAGGCAAACCCCCCGATGGCGAGCAGGGAGGGGAAGCGTGATGGCGAACGGCCAACTCGTGCGCACGCCTGTCGGCCGGTGACCTGGCTCCTTTCGCTCCTGCAGTGGTTGTTCTGTGCCTCTGCAGGGGGCCATCGCGCCCGCTCCCTAGACAAAGGCCCCGGCGGGAGCGTAGCCCGAGAGGGGAGCCTGGGAGAGGTTGGATTTTGCAACCTTGGTGTGTCCTGATGCAGCAGCTGCAAGAGGCCGtgaggcctggctcaggagggaaTAGCCGTGGCCTCATCTGCGCCTGCAGGGTCCCGCTCGCATGTTTCCGAATAAGGCTCCGGGCCCCTGCAAACTCATCAGCTGAGGGGGAAAGGCCTTTTAGTTTGGCTTTGCCCGGGGCTGTGTAATGTGCTTTTGCCCAGCGTCGGCCTTGACCCCGTAGCAGACTCCTGAGGGCTCGGAGGGCTGTGTGCTTAAGGTTGGACCCTCGATTGTGAAATTGGCAGGGACCGGGGGACAGATCAAAGGTACATAGGGCCTTGACCTCCACTGAACCCGATGTTTCCCAGCGTCGGTCTCAGCCGTAATGGCCTGTAATGCGACAGGGGCATTGTCTGGCTGGCTCACACCGAGATCTGGGCCCCGTCTCTGGCAGCGTCCAGAGCAAAGTGCCCGAACCCCAGAGACAACTTTGGAACGTCCTGCCCGGACGGGCGTTCCGGGTGGTGAACGGTCCTTGTGTCCGATCTGCCTCCTCTCTCTGTTCGCTGCTCCGTGCGCCTGTGTCCCGcctccccctccagctgccctcccccaAGGGGCCCAGCCTCGCTCTGCGGGTGGGAACCTCGTCGTCCGTCCATTTCGCCCGTTGGCTCTGCTCTGTCTCTTCCCGCTGTTCCTTTCAGAGCGGTGCTGCCCGCCGGAGCCAGGGGAGGCGGCGCTGCTGAGTTAGCTAAAGGCAGCAGAGTCCCCAGAAATATTCTCCAGTCCTGTCCTTACGCAGCTGAAAATCGTGGtggcttgtttttttttcttttccggCGGCTGCGCTTTCAGCCCAGATCTCCCCTGTCAACAGTGACGCCCGGGCCCCTTTGTCAGGCTGATACGGTCAGTTTCGGGAAGCGTGAGAGTAGATTTGCAAAACCAGCGAGGAGTCCGGCAGCGCCGTAACGACGGACATTGGTGTTTTGTGGAAGCGTTGTGGGTAGTttacatccccccctccccccgcaggtgCTTGACTTTGCGCTAATGTCACCAGGTGACACAACAACAGTAGCACAAAGTCAAGCACCTGCACGGGGGACAGAAACCACAACCCTTTCTTGtcacaggcagagagctgccagAGAGCAGCGGGCCCGGCTTGGCGCTGCACCCGGGGAGATTTCTTTCAGCCAGTTTGCTGGGTAGACCTGGGATTCCCCCAATCACCCCGAGAGCCTTTCTCAAATATAGGCAGAGCGTTTGCTACTCGCCCGttctgcgcgcccggggctgttGGTAGCGAGATTGTGGGGGTTTGCTAGCCGTTCAGCCCCTCTGACCTACAGCTCCTGGGTGTGGTGACAGGGCGTGCCTCTTAAATGAGGTGACTAAGGAGGgcataggagagaggtctataaaatcctgatgggtctggagaaagtgaagaaggaaacgTGAGGGACTTGTTCccttaacataagaactaggggtcacccgatgaaatgaacaggcagcaggtttaaaacaaacccaaggaagtttttcttcacgcagcgcacagtcaacctgtggaactcctcgccggaggatgttgtgaagaccaggattttaccagggttctaaaaagaactagatacattcacggaggttaggtccattggtggctgttagccaggcatggtgtccctggcctctgtttgtcagaggctgggaatggatgacgggagggatcacgtgacgattccctgttgtgttcaatccctctggggcaccctgctgtgggcagacaggacactgggctggatggggctTTGCTCCGACCCCGTCTGGCGGTTCTTAGACACTTTACACCAGCCCCCTGTGTCCTGTCACCTCAGCCAGTGCGAGCCCCCGGGCATTACCAGGGAAAACCAGAGTCAGGGTGGGACTCCGCCAGTACCCACCTTGGTGGACTCTGATGCTTTCGTTGGTCCCATAAAGTTGAGAtgtgccctgcccccaaacctcctgGGCGGGGGAGTAGCCCCGTGCACGGGGACCTTGAGGCCGCAGGGGGGTGggttctggctgggtgctggactGGGCAGGCAAAGCCAGGGTGCCGCACTGCTCCCGGGCCCCCGGCGGTCCAAGGCTACCCGCCGTCGTGCCTTGCAGGTGCTGTTCCGGAAGCTCTACGGCCCCATGTGGAAATCCACCTTTGGGATGTACAAGAACGTCAACGTGGGGAGCCCGGagctcctggagcagctgctgaggcaggaggggaagtacCCCATGAGGAGTGACATGGCCCTGTGGAAGGAGCACCGGGACACCCGGCAGCTGCCCTACGGCCCCTTCACTGAGTGAGTCCTGCAGCCCCGGCGTGAGCCGTCCCGAGGGTGCACCCCGGCTCTcgcagccaggcagggctggatcccTGAGCAGCCAGTGCCGCCCATGGCCTGCCGTACGCGGGAGGCAGGGCCACATGCCAGGTGTGTCCGGAGAGCgacgggcagggggagtgggtcATCGACCCATTGACTCACAGAGCACTGGGACTGGCAGGAACCTTGCGAGGccagcgagtccagtcccctgccctcgcagcaggacccagcaccatctagaccatccctgacaggcgtctatccagcctgctcttcaatatctccagggatggagactccacgacCTCCCCGGGCAACTTATCCCAGGGTTTAccccgacaggcaggaagttttccctaatgtccaacctcaacctcccatGCTGCGATTTtcgccccttgcttcttgttctatcctcagaggccaaggggaacaatttttctccttcctccttgtaacacccttttagatacctgaaaactgctctcctgtccccgcTCAGCctgctcttttccaaactaaacaagcccaattctttcagtctccctcctagctcacgttctctagacctttcatctttcttgttgctcttttctggaccgtctccaatttctccacctctttcctgagatgcggtgcccagaactggacacaacactgcaactgaggcctgatcagcacagagcagagcggaagaatgacttctgtgtcttgctcacagcactcctgttcatgcagcccacaCCATGTTGGCTTTGttcaatagcatcacactgctgactcatctttagcttgtgggccactctgacccctagatccctttctgcagggctcctgcctagacagtcacttcccttcTGTgcgtgtgacacggattgttcctccctaaagtCAGAGCTGTCTGGTTTTCCCCACGTGTCCTTCCCTGGGGGAACTCCGGCTGGCAGGTTCTGTGTCCATCCGGAGGCGGGCGAGGGTTGAGATTAGGGAACCGGACGCAGGTCAGGAACAGGAACCCTTGTGGAAAACCCACCGGGCCCATGTCACTCGGTTTCCATGTGTGCGGAGAAGCTGAGCTCCGGTGTCTTTCAGAAGAGGGGGGCTTACTTCTGGGGGGCCCGCAGCGCGCTGTCCCGGGCACCGAGGGGCAGGGCCCATCCCCTCCCCATGCGGAAAGGTGGGTGTTGGAGCCGTTTTGTGGCTGGTCAGGCAGCTGGGAATTTGGGAGCCGACAGCTGGGCAGAGGGTGTGGGGACCGTGGCAATGGGGCTGCTTTGGGTGAAATTCTCATGGCAGATCCTTGCCAGGGCTGAGGCCTGGTGCCCGTGCGTGAGCGAAACTCTTTGGCCTGGCGCTGCTGTGGGGgtcagagcctggggcagggcgggatcCTGCCAGGGCCAGAGAGAGTCAGGCCGGTGTTACGGGCAGCAGGCGGGTGGAGGGTTGACACGGGGTTTGCCCGCGTGGcgggcagtgccagctgcttcccCGGAAAGAGCAAGAGCCCTTCTGCCCCAGTGGGCACCTTGGGAGTAACCAGCCCGCAGGGTGCCCAACCTACGCCCCGGAGCAGGGGGCTTTagtgccctggcccagctgaccCCATCGCCCGGCGTTGCGGGGGCACCCGACATGGTCTATGCGGCCGCAGGCAGCACCTGCCAGCAGTGCCTAGGGGTGGGGGCTGGTACCTCCATTTGGCCATtgcggggggcaggcagtgggcgCGGCTGGAAttgcggagggggggaggggagggtgaatCCCAGTGTTTCGGGGGAGTTCCCTGCCAGTCCCAGCATGCGGGGGGGCGGCTcggcatccctcccccagctgccccttgGCGTGGGCGGGAGCTGAGCCCTCTGCCTGTGCCAGGGAAGGGGAACGCTGGTACCGCCTGCGGCAGATTCTCAACCAGCGGATGCTGAAGCCGTCGGAGGCCGTGCTGTACGCGGGGGCCATCGGCGAGGTGGTGACGGACCTGGTGGCGCGGCTGCAGGCGGAGCGGGCGGCGAGCCCCTCGGGGGTCTCGGTGGGGGACGTGGCCAACCTGCTCTACAGATTCGCCCTGGAGGGTAGGTGGCAAGGGggcggcgtggggggaggggtggggctctggggtcCCCGCGGACCTGCTGCAGCCTTGTGCTGCTTCcctggagccctccccggcctgtGCCCCTTGCCCCgtaccagcccctctgctctcctccgcgCCAGGCATCTCCTACATCCTCTTTGAGACCCGCATCGGGTGCCTGGAGCCGGAGATCCCCGCCGAGACGCGGCGTTTCATCGACGCCATCGGCCTCATGCTGAAGAACTCCATCTACGCCACCGTCCTGCCTCAGTGGAGCCGGGAGCTGCTGCCCTTCTGGAACCGCTACCTGAGCTGCTGGGACACCATCTTCGCCTTCGGTCTGTGCCCGGCACCACGGCACTGCCACCTGTTAGCTCCCTGCAACCAGGCCCCAGCTTGCAGCCCTCCCCCTCTGCGCAGGGCCCTGGCAGAccccccggcctggccctgcccactcccGGCAGACTCTCTGCCCAGAGACGGGGGCCAGGCCCTTGGAAGAGCCCGGCCCGGGACACGTTTCTAGCGGAAGAACCGCACGTTGCTCGGCACAgagagtgcagggggctggaggggaaatCGTTTGGTCCCGTGGATcagcctgcggcagagcagctggtttTCAGGGGGCCCAGGAtgggggttgccaggtgtctggcgtTCGCCCCGACTGTCCGTAACTGTCCGTTACTCGGGTCCCCCCGCCAGTTAAAAAAAACTGCCggccatttaaaggcgcagcaccttttttttttctctcaacagaattttttcccagtgtggtttttttttggggggggggggggtgttcggtattttttgttaaaccatctggcaaccctactcaggaTCCGCGTTTCCCCCCCCACCCTTAATTGAGACACCCCCGGCTGCCCCGGGCCAGCTGCTGGTCTCAGGGGCTCGGGCCAGGGGCTGTTCAGGGTTCTGGGCTCTTGGCCCCGGGGGGTGGAAGGGTCTGTGGGTCCGGGGGGAGTTGCTAACACGGAACCTTTGGCCGGGAGGGGTCCCAGGCAGCTGGAGTCAATCCTGCTGCCTCGgggtctctgctccctccccccccccccccgggcccactGGCTGCTGAGATCCCAGTCAGCTACATGGCAGGACAGTCCGCACAGGGAGACCGACCTGCTCTATGTCTCATGGCCaaggccccccgccccctcccggtcTGCCCTGGGGGGCAACAAGGAGCCACTCCACCCCAGGCAGCTAtggctgggggtgctggaaacATGCCCTGGCCATGGTgccttcccagcctggcccctccagtGCCCCTTCGGGGGTTGAAATCTCCTGGCTGGCCCCTGCAATGAATTCATGCCCCCCCCATCTCTAAGGTCTCTGGCTATAGCCCGGGGCTGGCCTGTAGCCACCCCGACCCACCTCATCTCTCGATGCCCCcaagccagctccccctgggccagccctcacccgcctggactctctggccctgcaggcaagAAGCTGATTGACAAGAGGACGGaggagctggaggggcagctggagcggGGGGAGCAGGTGTCGGGCTACCTGAGCTACCTGCTGGCCAGCGGCAGGCTGACGCCGGAGGAGGTGTACGGCAGCGTGGCCGAGCTGCTGCTGGCCGGCGTGGACACGGTAGGGAGGCCTGGCCAAACGGCACCGGGCTCCTGCCGCCTCCCGGCCCTGGcgggtcaggctgggggctgttTGCGGAGGAGCtgctcagggaggggagggccccctagggcagctggggagaggggggctctgGAAAGGCGCAACTCACTCGCCACGAGCTCAGTGCCTGTCGGGCCTCGTGGGGAGGGCAGCAGGCCAGCCTGGATTCCACTCTTGGCTTGCCACAGCTGAGTCGTGGCcccctctgggcctcagtttcccctcccagcctttgtTTGTCTGGTCTGTTTCGATGGGGAGATctttagggcaggagctgccccGACTGTctgtgggcagggcctggcccaaTGGGCCCCCCTCCATGGGGGTCTGGGCagtcacagcctgctcctgctttcCCTCCCTGAGACCTGGCTTGTGTCCATGTGGCTCCCTCACCCTGCTCTGCTGTCACCCCCCAGACGTCCAACACCCTGTCCTGGGCTCTCTACCACCTGGCCCGGGACCCAGCGATCCAGGCCTCCTTGCACCAGGAGGTGGAGAGCGTCGTGCCCAGAGAGCGGGTCCCCAGCGCTGAGGATCTGGCCAAGATGCCCTTGCTGAGGGCCGTGATCAAGGAGACGCTCAGGTACAGCCCCGGCCCGGTCGGGCTACTGAGAGAGGCCCCCCATGGCGGGCCGCCCGCCCCAGCTGGATGGCATCTTGGGTGGGACCATGCCCCGGATGGGAGGGCTCCGTCAGTGTCGTGCACTCACTAACCTCCCcttggccccctccccagccacgccCCAGGGCCACGGCTCTGCACCCGGTGCCAGTCGGAACCCGGGACCAACCAGTCCACCAGGGTATGTGCCAGGCCGGCGTGGCAGCCAGGGCactggctccagcccagcagccggtctctgctctccctgcctgtCTCCAGCGGGGCCCCGGAGCTCAtggccccgccctgccaggggcaacACAGAGAGGCAAACGGTGCAGCTGGCCAGGCGCCCGGGCGCTGGGAAACGGCAGCGCCACCCGCCTGGCACGTTTGTGACGGGTCCCCAGCCTCTCGCGCCTCCGCCAAGCAGCCTGTGCCCAGGGTACCcgcggggctggcagagcagcAGCCGGCCGGAGGGGCCCAGAGGCGGTCTGGGGTTTTGCCTCGCCAGCagcccccttttctcctccctccctcgggCCCCTCTCGCCTCCCTGCCGCAGGCTGTACCCCGTGGTCCCCACCAACGCCAGGGTCATCGTGGAGAAGGACATCGCCATCGGCGGCTATCGCTTCCCGAAGGACGTGAGTGGGGGTCcctggtctgccccccccccccccccgccgggtcaGACTGTCCAGGGACCCGGCTGCCCTGGTGACGGG belongs to Pelodiscus sinensis isolate JC-2024 chromosome 7, ASM4963464v1, whole genome shotgun sequence and includes:
- the CYP27A1 gene encoding sterol 26-hydroxylase, mitochondrial — protein: MAGPGGGRRAAGLPLRRWLQPLAGAQRLEPARRDRTSAAGAAAATQGEGRLKGPEELPGPGLLRSVYWLFLRGYLLHTHQLQVLFRKLYGPMWKSTFGMYKNVNVGSPELLEQLLRQEGKYPMRSDMALWKEHRDTRQLPYGPFTEEGERWYRLRQILNQRMLKPSEAVLYAGAIGEVVTDLVARLQAERAASPSGVSVGDVANLLYRFALEGISYILFETRIGCLEPEIPAETRRFIDAIGLMLKNSIYATVLPQWSRELLPFWNRYLSCWDTIFAFGKKLIDKRTEELEGQLERGEQVSGYLSYLLASGRLTPEEVYGSVAELLLAGVDTTSNTLSWALYHLARDPAIQASLHQEVESVVPRERVPSAEDLAKMPLLRAVIKETLRLYPVVPTNARVIVEKDIAIGGYRFPKDTLFVLAHYAMAHDATSFPEPERFLPQRWLRGHGSSHHPFSSIPFGYGVRGCLGRRIAELEMHLALARISQTFELRPEPNSKEVTPLSRIVLVPNRPINLQFLARQPAP